From the genome of Leptolyngbyaceae cyanobacterium:
CCTCAGTAATTACTATATGAATTGTCCTGGTATTTACTGCCAAGAACAAATTGAGGGATGGAAGTTAGTTACAGATGCCGTTCATGCCAAAAGAGGACGAATTTTTCTACAAATTTGGCACAGTGGGAGAATTAGTCATCCTTCATTATTGAATGGTGAAATACCAATCGCACCAAGCGCGATCGCACCTAGAGGAACTCTCGACACTCCCATCGGGAGAATACCAATAGGAACACCCCGCGCCTTAGAAACTCACGAAATACCAGAAATAGTAGAACAGTTCCGCATCGCCGCCAGCAATGCAATGATAGCCGGATTTGATGGAGTGGAAATACACGGAGGATTCGGCTTTTTAATCGATCAATTCCTCCAAGATGGTGCAAATCAACGTACTGATAAATATGGTGGTTCGCTGGAAAACCGCACCCGCTTTTTACTAGAAGTTGTCGAAGCAGTAGTGAGCGTTTGGGGTTGCGATCGCGTTGGCATCAAACTCACTCCTAGCAACACATTTTATGGCATATTCGACTCAAACCCCCTAGCAACTTTTTCCTATGCCATCAACGCGCTTAATTCTTTTAACTTAGCTTATATCCAATTAGCAGAACCGAAAGATACCGATTTAGCAAATGGCAATGTAATCAATCCAGTAGCACCAACTTTTCGACCGATTTATCAAGGAAAAATCATTACTAATGGCGGTTATGACAAAGCAAAAGGAAACGCTATTTTAGCAACTGGTGATGCAGATTTAGTTTCCTTCGCTAGATTATTCATTGCTAATCCCGATTTACCAGAGCGTTTGGCAAAAAACGCGCCTTTAAACACTCCCGATCCCACCACATTTTGTCCTATCAACGAAACAGAATTAGAAAAAGGTTATACAGATTATCCATTATTAGAATCAACTTATTGCCAAAGTTGATAAACCTCACTCATTAGGCTACTCCCAATAC
Proteins encoded in this window:
- a CDS encoding alkene reductase, yielding MNSQVNLFSPIQLGCYELPNRIIMAPMTRLRAIGSIPNQLMATYYAQRASAGLIITECTMVSPLSNYYMNCPGIYCQEQIEGWKLVTDAVHAKRGRIFLQIWHSGRISHPSLLNGEIPIAPSAIAPRGTLDTPIGRIPIGTPRALETHEIPEIVEQFRIAASNAMIAGFDGVEIHGGFGFLIDQFLQDGANQRTDKYGGSLENRTRFLLEVVEAVVSVWGCDRVGIKLTPSNTFYGIFDSNPLATFSYAINALNSFNLAYIQLAEPKDTDLANGNVINPVAPTFRPIYQGKIITNGGYDKAKGNAILATGDADLVSFARLFIANPDLPERLAKNAPLNTPDPTTFCPINETELEKGYTDYPLLESTYCQS